Proteins from one Rosa chinensis cultivar Old Blush chromosome 7, RchiOBHm-V2, whole genome shotgun sequence genomic window:
- the LOC112180144 gene encoding dof zinc finger protein DOF5.4: protein MQDIQSIGGRFFGGAGGGDRRLRPHHNQNHQALKCPRCDSINTKFCYYNNYNLSQPRHFCKSCRRYWTKGGVLRNVPVGGGCRKTKRSKPKSSSSSSPASPPQQPNSERRASSNSSSESSSLTNTATATATEAVSAPSSTSSASNLLNIPRPESKFFVSPSTNFEAAGATMLEQSATEIGMFSDIGSFTSLITASSNDVPFGFTNINDISVSPFRPNQPPAGHLNQVQQNQWEQQHNQNNQELKMPEITGGMLDQTAQVNLSVFQTKINGGGGGGFGSLDWQPAGDQGLFDLPNTVDQAYWSQGQWSDQDPPSLYLP from the coding sequence ATGCAAGACATTCAGTCGATCGGAGGGAGGTTCTTCGGCGGCGCCGGAGGCGGAGACCGGAGGCTACGGCCACACCACAACCAGAACCACCAGGCCTTGAAGTGCCCTAGGTGCGACTCGATCAACACCAAGTTCTGCTACTACAACAACTACAACCTCTCTCAGCCTCGCCACTTCTGCAAGAGCTGCCGCCGCTACTGGACCAAAGGCGGCGTCCTCCGCAACGTCCCCGTCGGCGGAGGCTGCAGGAAAACGAAGCGTTCCAAGCcgaagtcttcttcttcttcatcgccGGCCTCACCGCCGCAGCAGCCGAACAGCGAGCGCAGAGCCAGCTCCAATTCCAGCAGCGAGAGCTCGAGCCTCACGAACACGGCCACCGCAACGGCGACGGAGGCCGTCTCGGCTCCGTCTTCGACGTCCTCGGCTTCCAATCTTCTCAACATTCCTCGTCCCGAGTCCAAATTCTTCGTTTCCCCAAGCACGAATTTCGAGGCGGCTGGAGCCACCATGCTCGAACAGAGCGCCACGGAAATTGGAATGTTCTCGGATATTGGGAGCTTCACGAGCTTGATCACTGCCTCCTCGAACGACGTGCCGTTCGGTTTCACCAACATCAACGACATTTCCGTCTCGCCGTTCAGGCCAAACCAACCGCCTGCCGGTCATCTAAATCAGGTGCAGCAAAACCAGTGGGAGCAGCAACACAACCAGAATAACCAGGAACTGAAGATGCCGGAGATCACCGGAGGAATGCTGGATCAGACGGCTCAGGTGAATTTATCAGTGTTCCAAACCAAAATCaacggcggaggaggaggagggtttGGGTCGCTGGATTGGCAGCCGGCCGGTGATCAAGGTCTGTTTGATCTCCCCAACACCGTTGATCAAGCATACTGGAGTCAGGGTCAGTGGAGCGATCAAGACCCTCCCAGTCTCTACCttccgtaa